A single window of Leishmania panamensis strain MHOM/PA/94/PSC-1 chromosome 35 sequence DNA harbors:
- the ABCG6 gene encoding ABC transporter, putative (TriTrypDB/GeneDB-style sysID: LpmP.35.2960), protein MSSPAPPTVRADAGLLRHLSHTSPKSFMPPPASSQHKTVLTWEDVSYTIGSTEEGDSRTLIRHVSGYAQSGEMLAVLGPSGAGKTTLLDILAQRKMGGKGRITGSILLNGAPIESTAFRRCSGYVQQDDLMHSYVTVEEAVRFSATLRTPQTVSTEELEMRVSRVLRQLGIDHVRHNCIGSALVRGISGGERKRCAVAVEMVTSPPLLFLDEPTTGLDTFTALHLLTLLRSLSRSGVAIIFSIHQPRFRIYETFDRILLLNGVGEEAYFGPAADAMGFLAQIGLSPSYVGNPADYLIDAVSVLPVEEEEWLSHQQQQSVAVETMTDGSQLILPPPPASSKERLERLSSAASTQSRDIAAAFASLRLAAVLRQINKLQRSSRAASLTLTTTESPARAYYRSWPTQVSCIAMRYLRNRRRDPVATYVSITSAIVFAFLTGTIYYQVGNSQDSIRSRMGVLFFIMMISTFSSLGSLEMFLTDRAIYAREHRNGMYSTSAYYVGKVIQDIPIGVLVTFAFNVIVYFLVGLQHTVAKFLIFNGVSALVMLNGYALCLLMSNLAKDYSTANILTSLLLVLYLLPTGGMLVSLNNIPLVWSWIKYVSFDRFAFSALVANEFEGLSLVCEPVPSDLVPCITSGSAYAASQGMYAKDIGPHALIVMISMVVYLVLGYLVLRCWRSTEGK, encoded by the coding sequence ATGTCgtctccagcgccgcctaCCGTTCGCGCAGACGCTGGGCTGCTGCGACACCTCTCGCACACCTCGCCGAAGTCGTTCATGCCACCGCCAGCCTCCTCGCAGCACAAGACCGTGCTCACCTGGGAAGATGTCAGCTATACCATCGGCTCCACCGAAGAAGGCGACAGCCGCACCCTCATACGGCATGTCTCCGGCTACGCCCAAAGTGGCGAAATGCTCGCTGTTCTCGGGCCCTCGGGGGCGGGCAAGACGACGCTGCTCGATATCTTAGCTCAGCGCAAGATGGGCGGCAAGGGCCGCATTACCGGTAGTATTCTACTGAACGGTGCGCCTATTGAGTCGACCGCATTCCGGCGTTGCAGCGGCTACGTGCAGCAGGACGATCTTATGCACAGTTATGTGAccgtcgaggaggcggtCCGCTTCTCTGCCACCCTCCGCACCCCACAGACCGTCTCGACCGAGGAACTAGAGATGCGAGTGTCGCGGGTGCTTCGGCAGCTGGGCATCGACCACGTGCGCCACAACTGCATCGGCAGCGCATTGGTGCGCGGCATCAGCGGGGGAGAGCGGAAGCGGTGCGCCGTAGCAGTAGAGATGGTGAcgtcgccgcctctgctctTCCTGGATGAGCCGACAACCGGGCTTGACACCTTCACAGCGCTTCATCTCCTCACACTTCTCCGCTCGCTCTCCCGTTCGGGGGTGGCTATCATCTTCTCCATCCACCAACCACGCTTCCGCATCTACGAGACATTTGACCGCATTCTGCTGCTAAACGGGGTCGGGGAGGAGGCGTACTTTGGtcccgctgctgacgcgatGGGGTTCCTTGCCCAGATCGGACTCTCCCCCAGCTACGTGGGCAACCCAGCCGACTACCTCATCGACGCCGTCTCCGTTTTGCCAgttgaggaagaggagtggTTGTCacaccagcaacagcagtcgGTGGCAGTGGAGACGATGACAGACGGGAGTCAGCTCATCCTACCCCCGCCGCCAGCCAGCTCCAAGGAGAGATTGGAACGGCTGTCGTCGGCAGCGTCAACGCAAAGCCgcgacatcgccgccgcctttgcTTCTCTACGTCTAGCCGCTGTTCTGCGGCAAATAAacaagctgcagcgctcctccAGAGCGGCATCACTGACTTTAACCACGACCGAATCCCCAGCCCGCGCCTACTACCGCAGTTGGCCCACACAAGTGTCGTGCATTGCCATGCGGTATCTGCGCAATCGTCGTCGTGACCCTGTCGCGACGTACGTCTCCATTACGTCTGCCATCGTATTCGCCTTTCTCACGGGCACCATCTACTACCAAGTTGGGAACTCGCAGGACAGCATTCGCAGTCGCATGGgcgttctctttttcatAATGATGAtcagcaccttctcctccctgGGCAGCTTGGAGATGTTTCTGACTGATCGTGCCATCTACGCGCGGGAGCACCGCAACGGCATGTACAGTACATCGGCCTACTACGTGGGAAAGGTCATTCAAGATATCCCTATCGGGGTGTTGGTGACCTTCGCCTTCAATGTGATCGTCTACTTCCTGGTTGGGCTGCAGCACACTGTCGCAAAGTTCCTTATCTTCAACGGCGTCAGCGCCTTAGTCATGCTGAACGGCTATGCTCTTTGCCTTCTCATGTCGAACCTGGCCAAGGACTACTCCACCGCCAACATACTTacctcgctgctgttggtgctgtaTCTGCTGCCAACAGGCGGCATGCTAGTGAGTCTGAACAACATCCCACTCGTGTGGTCCTGGATCAAGTACGTCTCATTTGACCGTTTTGCTTTCTCGGCGCTTGTAGCGAACGAGTTTGAGGGGCTGTCCCTCGTCTGCGAGCCGGTGCCGTCCGACCTTGTGCCTTGCATCACATCTGGGTCGGCGTACGCAGCCTCCCAAGGCATGTACGCCAAGGACATTGGGCCACATGCGCTGATTGTCATGATCAGCATGGTGGTCTATCTTGTACTCGGCTACCTCGTGCTGCGCTGTTGGCGGTCCACTGAAGGGAAGTGA